The Lutibacter profundi region GAACTTTTAAAGCCCTATTTATGTGATAAAAACATCAAGCATCATTTAAATGTAGAATCTATTTCTATTATGGGAAAAGCAGGTATTTTAGATGGCGAAAAGGGCGATATAATGATACCATCATCTCATATTTTTGAAGGAACAGCAGATAATTATCCACTTAAAAATCAACTAAAGAAACAAATGTTTGAAGGTCTTGGGCTTGGAGTTTATACAGGAGCAATGGTTACTGTTTTAGGAACTTCACTTCAAAATAAAGATATCTTAAAATTCTTTCATGATTCTACTTGGAATGTTACTGGACTTGAAATGGAAGGAGCGCATTATCAAAAAGCAATACAAGCAGCATCTAAAATTAGAGGAAATATTTCTAAAAAAGTAAAAGTAAGATATGCATATTACGCATCAGACAATCCATTAAAAACAGGAAGCACCTTAGCATCAGGAGGTTTAGGAACCACAGGTGTATTGCCAACGTATGTAATAACTCAAAAAATATTAGAACAAATATTTTAGTGGTTTTAATTGAAAAAAAAAGATACATATTTCCAAAAACAATTTTTGATATTATTTTTTCAATTTTAGTCATTGTTTTTATTTTAAGTTGGCTTATACCAATTGTAGCCTTATTAATTTTTTTAGAATCAAAAGAGAAGACTTTTTTTACTCAAAAAAGAGTTGGAAAAAACGGGAAAACTTTTAATATATTGAAGTTTAAAAGTATGAAAGGAACCCCACCTGAAAATGACCCACTATTATCTAAGGATGAAGCAGCTCGTATCACTAAATTTGGTAAATTTATACGGAAATATAGAATTGATGAATTCCCCCAATTTATAAATGTTTTAAAAGGTGAAATGAGTATTGTTGGTCCTAGACCAGAGCGTCACGTATTTTTAGATGAAATAATGAAACATATCCCAAAATACAAGAAAATGCAAAACTTAAAACCAGGGATTACATCACTTGGTCAAATAAAATATGGTTATGCAGATAATTTGGATCAAATGTTAAAAAGGGCGAGATATGATTTGGTTTATTTAGATAATTTATCTTTTGTAACAGATATTAAAATAATTTTGAGTACTATTATTATAGTAATAAAGGGAAAAGGCAGGTAAAATTAAAGAAGATTATGAATGTATTAATTTTAGGATCAGGAGGAAGAGAGCATGCTTTTGCATGGAAAATAGCACAAAGTAACCTATTAAATAAGTTGTTTATTGCTCCTGGAAATGCGGGGACAAAAAAGTTAGGGGTTAATTTAGATTTAAACCCAACCAATTTTGAAGCTATAAAACAAGTAGTTTTAAAAAATAATATTAAATTGGTTGTTGTGGGGCCTGAAAATCCGTTGGTAAAAGGAATACACAACTTTTTTTTGAATGATGCTAACTTAAAAAATGTTGCTGTAATTGGCCCTCAAAAAGAAGCTGCTCAATTAGAAGGAAGTAAAGAGTTTGCCAAAGAATTTATGGTACGACATAAAATTCCTACAGCAGCATATAAAAGTTTTACCAATAAAAATTTAGAAGAAGGTTATTTATTTTTAGAAACTCTAAATTCTCCGTATGTTTTAAAAGCCGATGGTTTAGCAGCTGGTAAGGGAGTATTGATTTTAGAAGACTTGCAAGAAGCTAAAAATGAACTTAAAGAAATGTTAACCAATCAAAAATTTGGAACTGCAAGCAATAAAGTTGTTATCGAAGAATTTTTAGATGGTATAGAATTGAGTTGTTTTATTTTAACTGATGGCAAAAGTTATGTTAATTTACCAAACGCAAAAGATTACAAACGTATTGGAGAAGGCGATATAGGTTTAAATACTGGCGGCATGGGAGCCATTTCTCCAGTTCCATTTGCAAACACTTCATTTATGCAAATTATTGAAGACCAAATTATTAAGCCAACAGTGAAAGGCTTACAAAAAGATAATTTAACATACAAAGGTTTTATATTTTTTGGAATTATTAAAGTTGGAGATGAGCCAAAAGTAATAGAATACAATTGTCGTATGGGTGACCCAGAAACAGAAGTTGTTATTCCTCGTATTAAAAGTGATTTTTTAGAGCTATTAATAGCTACAGGAAATAATAAACTACACACCAAAACTATTGAATTTAAAAAAGAAAGTGCCGCTACTGTAATGTTGGTTTCTGGAGGGTATCCTGAGTCTTATGAAAAAGGAAAAATTATTGAAGGAATTGATGCAATTGAAAATTCAATTGTTTTCCAAGCAGGAACAACTACAAATAATAATAAAATTGTAACAAATGGAGGTAGGGTACTTACAATTACCTCTTATGGTTCTAATTTTAAAGAAGCATTGAAAAAATCATATCAAAATATAAAAAAAATAAGTTTTGATAATATGAATTACAGAAAAGATATTGGTTTTGACTTGTAAAAAAAAATTCTTGTTGCGCCATTAAATTGGGGTTTAGGTCATGCTACTCGTTGTATACCTATTATTAATGCTTTAATTAAAGCTAAATACGAACCCATTTTAGCAAGTGATGGAGGTGCTTTACTATTACTTCAAAAAGAATTTCCTTCATTAAAAAGTTATGTACTGCCTTCCTATAATATTAAGTATTCTAATAAAGGGAAAAACTTACTAATTAAGTTATTTTTAAGTATTCCTTCAGTAATTTCAGCAGTTAAAAAAGAACGAAAAACAGTTAATTTATTAATTGAAACAGAAGGTATTACTGGAATTATTTCAGATAATAGATTTGGAGTTGTAAGCTATAAAATACCTTCGGTATATATAACTCATCAACTACGAGTATTATCAGGATTAACTACTTTTTTTACTTCAAAAATACATCAAAAAATAATTGAGCAATTTAATGAATGTTGGATTCCAGATATTGAAAATAAATTTAATTTTTCAGGTGATTTAGGACATATAGACAATCAAAATATTAATATTAAGTACGTAGGGTTATTAAGTAGATTTAAAAAGGAAAATTTAGCTATTAAATACGACTTATTAGTTTTGCTGTCTGGTCCAGAACCTCAACGAACATTGTTAGAAGTAAAACTATTATTAGAATTAAAAAGTTATAAGGGGAATATACTTTTTGTTAGAGGAACATTATTAAATTTAGCTAAAATAACCAAACCAGCGAATTTTAAAGTAATTAATTATTTACTATCAGAAGAATTAGAAGAGGTTATTAACCAAAGCAAGGTAATATTAGCACGTTCAGGGTATTCAACAATTATGGATTTGGCAGTTTTAGGTAAAAAAGCTTTTTTTATTCCTACTCCCGGTCAATTTGAACAGGAATATTTAGCCAATATTTTAAATCAAAAATTAATAGCACCCTTTGTTACACAAGAAGAATTTACAATTGAACACTTAAAGAGGTTAGATGAATTTTCGGGATTTCAGCTACAGAAAATAACTTTTAAGTTAGATTTTTTCAAGCTTTTCGAGGGTAAATGAAAATTCAGAACCTTTTTTAAATTTACTTTTAACAAAAATCTGTTCGTTATGAGCTTCAATAATATGCTTAACTATTGAAAGCCCTAAGCCAGATCCTCCTTGTTCTCTAGATCTACTTTGATCTACTCTGTAAAAACGCTCAAAGAGTCTTGCTCTATGCTCTTTTTTTATACCCTCTCCATTATCGGTAATTTTTACAATAATTTTATCTTTTTTAAAATGTTCTACACTTACTAAAGTAACACCATTAATTTTTCCATATTTTATTGAATTAACCAATAGGTTTGTTAGCACTTGTTCAATACGTTTAATATCGCCTATAACCATTATGGGGTATTCATAATGTTTATCAAAAAATAAAGAAATATTTCTTTTTTTAGCTTTCATTTCAAGTAAGTCAAACACATTTTGAATTAACTCAATAATGTTAAAAGATTGTTTGTTTAAATCTAAATCTGCCGATTCTAATTTAGAAATCAAGTCTAAATCTCTTACTATTTCAATAAGCCTATCAACACCTTTGTTGGCTCTTTCTAAGTATTTTTGACTAATTTTTTTATCGTTTATTGCACCATCAGCTAATGTTAACAAGTAACCTTGGACAGTAAATAAAGGTGTTTTTAACTCGTGAGAAATATTTCCTAAGAATTCACGGCGATAACCTTCGCGAAGAGTTAAACTTCTAATTTGTTGTTGTTTTAATTCAGCAAATTTTTGCACTTCCTTTGAAAGTGTTTCAACATCTGAAGTAATAGGTGTTTTGTTAAAATCAGAAGAGTCTAAAAGAGATACGCTATTATATATTTTTTTTATACGTTGAAAAATAAATTTTTCAAGTCTGTATTGTATTATTAGAAAAGTAAATACGAAAACAACAACTAAATAGAATAATATGTATGTTGGTTTAATTAAAATATTAGAAAATGAATAGGTAAGTATAAAGAGAATTATCGAAGTGAAAAAAGTGATGTAAAATGATGACCAAAAAGCAAATGTATATGTTTTTTTAATTTTCATCAATTACAAATTTATACCCAACTCCTTTTACAGTTTTAAAATAATTATCACCTATTTTTTCACGTAGTTTTCTTATATGTACATCTATAGTTCTTCCGCCAACCACAACTTCATTTCCCCAAACACGATCTAAAATATCATCACGCTTAAACACCTTATCTGGTTTTGAAGCTAATAATGAAAACAATTCAAATTCTTTTCTTGGCAGCGAAAGTTTTTTACCGTCTTTAATTACCACATATTCTTCTCTGTCAATAATAATACTACCAACACTTACTTTATTATTTAAAGAAACAGGAGTTTTATTTAAATTAATTCGGCGTAACAAAGCGTTAATTTTACTCACTAATAGCTTTGGTTTTATTGGTTTTGTAATATAGTCATCTGCTCCAACATTAAAACCAGCTACTTGCGAATAATCTTCTCCTCGTGCTGTAAAAAATGTAATTAGAATATTTTCTAACCCTTTAGTATTTCTTATTTTTTCACAAGCCTCAATACCATCCATTTCTGGCATCATTATATCTAAAATTATTAAATGAGGAATTACTTTTTTAGCAATTTCAACGGCTTCAACACCATTTTTAGCTGTAAAAATTTGATAACCTTCATTTTTTAAATTGTACCCAACAATTTCTAAAATATCTGGTTCGTCATCAACTAATAATATTTTGATTTCAGAGTTTTTCATTTAGAATAAATATAATATTCAAAAGTACACATAAAAAATGATTTCTAGTTAAAGTTAGTAAATTTCAGGTATTTATAACAATTTAATAACTCTAACATTACAATTTTATAACCCTAATCTTACAGTCTGTTAGTTGTTTTATGCGTTTTGTTAAGTTAATACAATATTTGGTTTACATTTACGTTAATGGCGTTTTTTTAGCAATTTTTTTATTTATTTTTGATAAAAATTAATCGAAACTACTAATAAATAAAACTATGAAAAAAAACTATTTTCTTTTAGTCATGTTTTTTATGACCACATTTTGTTATACACAAACAATTTTTATTAATGAGATTCATTATGATAATACTGGTGCAGATGTAGATGAAGGATTTGAAATTTCAGGGCCTGCAGGCACTGATTTAAATGGGTATACGGTTGAACTGTATAATGGAAATGGAGGAGGCTCTTACGATACAGTTAATTTATCGGGAATTATACCAAACCAGCAAAATAATTTAGGGACGCTTTGGTTTTCCGTTACTATATTGCAAAATGGATCACCTGATGGATTGGCACTAATAGATAGTGATGGAACAACAGTAATTCAATTTCTAAGTTATGAAGGTGTTATTACCGCAACTGATGGCCCTGCAAACGGCATGTCATCAACTGATATTGGAGTTTCGGAGGGTAGTTCTACCGCTATAGGAGAATCTTTACAATTGATTGGGGAAGGATCTCAATATTCTGATTTTACTTGGACTGGCCCAATTGCTGCAACTAATGGTCTAGTAAATACAGGGCAAACATTACCTGTTACTAGAAACCAAATAATTGGTTTTGCAATGTATCCAAACCCAGTAAGTGACGGTAAATTTGTTATTTCTTCAAATAGCGGAGAAAATAAACAAATTGAAATTTATTCTATGATAGGTAAACGAGTGTATACCAAAACAGTTAAAGCTAATGAAATTATTGATATTGTTAATTTAAATTCAGGAATTTATTTGCTACGAGTTCAAGAAAATAATAAAATTGCTACTCGTAAATTAATAGTTAACTAACTAAATTACAACATATTTTCAAGGAGCATCTCAATTTTGAGATGCTTTTTTTATTATATTTAACGAAAAAAACTATGAGCGCGAAAATAAATTTTGAAAACATCCTTTTTTTAGATATTGAAACAGTACCTGAAGTAGAAAATTTCACAGATTTATCTAAAGAAAAACAAGAATTATTTACGGTAAAAACTCAGTATCAACGAAAAGAGGATTTTTCTCCTGAAGATTTTTATGAAAAGGCTGGTATTTGGGCTGAATTTGGCAAAATTGTATGTATTTCTGTTGGGTATTTTACTAATTTTAATTCTGAAAACAGGGTTTTTAGAGTTACATCTTTTTATGGCGAAGAAGTAGATATTTTAATTAATTTTAGAGACTTGTTAAACCGTCATTATAATAAACCTCAACATATATTATGCGCTCATAACGGAAAAGAATTTGATTTCCCATACATTGCACGTAGAATGATTATTAATCAAATTAATTTACCAGAAAAACTAAATTTATTTGGTAAAAAACCTTGGGAAATACCTCATTTGGATACTATGGAGTTATGGAAGTTTGGAGATTATAAACATTTTACTTCTTTAAAGCTACTAACTTCTATTTTAGGGATTCCCTCTCCAAAAGACGATATTGAAGGGAGTGAAGTAAGTGCGGTTTTTTATAAAGAAAAAAACATTAAACGTATTGTAAAATATTGCGAAAAAGACACTATTGCAGTTGCACAGTTATTATTGCGCTTTAATAATGAAGCACTAATTGATGATTTAAATATTATAAATGTTTAATCATTTATTTTTGCAGAAAGTTCAAACCAACGCTCTTCGTTTTTATCAATTAGAGTATTTATTTTTTGAAGTTCAACGGATAATTCATTAATTTCTGTACCGGTTATTGCTTCTTCTAAAAATTTAGTTTCAATTTCTTTTTTCTCAGTTATCAACTTTTCAATGACACTCTCAATAGCTTCGAGTTCTTTTTTTTCTTTAAAAGATAATTTAATTTTGGTTGAAGTATTTACACGTGAATCTACTTTTTGTGTTTGAGTGCTATGTTCTTTAGGTTTTGAATCTTCATAAGCTCTATAATCAGAATAATTTCCCGGGAAATCTTCAATTTTACCCTCACCTCTAAATATAAATAAATGATCCACTATTTTATCCATAAAATACCTATCGTGAGAAACGACTAATAAACAACCAGGAAAATCTAATAAGAAGTTTTCCAATACATTTAATGTTATAATATCTAAATCGTTTGTTGGTTCATCTAAAATTAAAAAATTTGGGTTTTGAATTAAAACAGTACATAAATATAGTCTTTTACGTTCTCCACCACTTAATTTTTCAACAAAATCGTATTGTCTTTTTCTATTAAATAAAAAGCGTTCTAGCAATTGAGCTGCTGAAATTTTTCTTCCTTTTGTTAACGGAATATATTCGCCATATTCTTTAATAATTTCAATAACTTTTTGACCAGGTTTTGGGTTGATACCATCTTGCGTATAATACCCAAATTTTATGGTTTCACCAACTACAACTTTACCGCTATCAATAGGTAATTTTTGAGTTATAATATTTAAAAAAGACGATTTTCCTGTACCGTTTTTACCAATAATTCCAATGCGTTCACCACGCTTAAAAACGTATTCAAATTTATTTAAAATTTGTAAATCTCCAAACGATTTTGAAATGCTATGTAATTCTAAAATTTTAGAACCCATGCGTTCCATATTTATTTCTAATTGAACTTGATGATTGTCTCTTCGTTTATGGGCTTCTTCCTTAATTTTATAAAAATCGTCAATTCTAGATTTAGATTTGGTGGTTCTAGCTTTTGGTTGTCTCCTCATCCACTCTAATTCTTTAGAAAATAAATTTTTAGCTTTAGAAACAGAAGCCTTTTCAACGGCAATACGCTCTTCTTTTTTTTGCAAATAATAAGAGTAATTGCCTTTGTAAGTGTAAAATTCACCATTGTCTAATTCAACAATTTCGTTACAAACTCTTTCTAGAAAATACCTATCATGGGTAACCATAAACAGGGTTATTTTTTCTTTTTTAAAATAGTTTTCTAACCACTCAATCATTTCTAAATCTAAATGATTTGTAGGTTCATCTAAAATTAATAAATCAGGTTTATGAATAAGAATTACAGCTAAAGATAAGCGTTTACGTTGACCACCAGAAAGCGAACTCACCTTTTGAGATAAATCCTCTAATTTTAATTTAAATAATATTTGTTTGTACTGTGTTTCAAAATCCCAAGCATTGAGTTGTTCCATTTTTTCAAAAGCTTGTTGATATGCTTTTTCATCAGAAGGATTTTTAAGTGCATGTTCGTATGCTGAAATTACTTTTAATGTATCATTATCTGAATTAAAAATAGTTTGCTCAACCGTTAAATTATAATCTAAATTTTCTTCTTGAGATAAATATTCAATTTTTAACCCTTTTCTGGAAATTACTTGCCCAGTATCTGAACT contains the following coding sequences:
- a CDS encoding sugar transferase yields the protein MVLIEKKRYIFPKTIFDIIFSILVIVFILSWLIPIVALLIFLESKEKTFFTQKRVGKNGKTFNILKFKSMKGTPPENDPLLSKDEAARITKFGKFIRKYRIDEFPQFINVLKGEMSIVGPRPERHVFLDEIMKHIPKYKKMQNLKPGITSLGQIKYGYADNLDQMLKRARYDLVYLDNLSFVTDIKIILSTIIIVIKGKGR
- a CDS encoding response regulator transcription factor, which produces MKNSEIKILLVDDEPDILEIVGYNLKNEGYQIFTAKNGVEAVEIAKKVIPHLIILDIMMPEMDGIEACEKIRNTKGLENILITFFTARGEDYSQVAGFNVGADDYITKPIKPKLLVSKINALLRRINLNKTPVSLNNKVSVGSIIIDREEYVVIKDGKKLSLPRKEFELFSLLASKPDKVFKRDDILDRVWGNEVVVGGRTIDVHIRKLREKIGDNYFKTVKGVGYKFVIDEN
- the purD gene encoding phosphoribosylamine--glycine ligase translates to MNVLILGSGGREHAFAWKIAQSNLLNKLFIAPGNAGTKKLGVNLDLNPTNFEAIKQVVLKNNIKLVVVGPENPLVKGIHNFFLNDANLKNVAVIGPQKEAAQLEGSKEFAKEFMVRHKIPTAAYKSFTNKNLEEGYLFLETLNSPYVLKADGLAAGKGVLILEDLQEAKNELKEMLTNQKFGTASNKVVIEEFLDGIELSCFILTDGKSYVNLPNAKDYKRIGEGDIGLNTGGMGAISPVPFANTSFMQIIEDQIIKPTVKGLQKDNLTYKGFIFFGIIKVGDEPKVIEYNCRMGDPETEVVIPRIKSDFLELLIATGNNKLHTKTIEFKKESAATVMLVSGGYPESYEKGKIIEGIDAIENSIVFQAGTTTNNNKIVTNGGRVLTITSYGSNFKEALKKSYQNIKKISFDNMNYRKDIGFDL
- a CDS encoding ABC-F family ATP-binding cassette domain-containing protein produces the protein MNYLSVENISKAFGEVELFSDISFGINKDQKIAFIAKNGAGKTSILNILAGVASSDTGQVISRKGLKIEYLSQEENLDYNLTVEQTIFNSDNDTLKVISAYEHALKNPSDEKAYQQAFEKMEQLNAWDFETQYKQILFKLKLEDLSQKVSSLSGGQRKRLSLAVILIHKPDLLILDEPTNHLDLEMIEWLENYFKKEKITLFMVTHDRYFLERVCNEIVELDNGEFYTYKGNYSYYLQKKEERIAVEKASVSKAKNLFSKELEWMRRQPKARTTKSKSRIDDFYKIKEEAHKRRDNHQVQLEINMERMGSKILELHSISKSFGDLQILNKFEYVFKRGERIGIIGKNGTGKSSFLNIITQKLPIDSGKVVVGETIKFGYYTQDGINPKPGQKVIEIIKEYGEYIPLTKGRKISAAQLLERFLFNRKRQYDFVEKLSGGERKRLYLCTVLIQNPNFLILDEPTNDLDIITLNVLENFLLDFPGCLLVVSHDRYFMDKIVDHLFIFRGEGKIEDFPGNYSDYRAYEDSKPKEHSTQTQKVDSRVNTSTKIKLSFKEKKELEAIESVIEKLITEKKEIETKFLEEAITGTEINELSVELQKINTLIDKNEERWFELSAKIND
- a CDS encoding 3'-5' exonuclease produces the protein MSAKINFENILFLDIETVPEVENFTDLSKEKQELFTVKTQYQRKEDFSPEDFYEKAGIWAEFGKIVCISVGYFTNFNSENRVFRVTSFYGEEVDILINFRDLLNRHYNKPQHILCAHNGKEFDFPYIARRMIINQINLPEKLNLFGKKPWEIPHLDTMELWKFGDYKHFTSLKLLTSILGIPSPKDDIEGSEVSAVFYKEKNIKRIVKYCEKDTIAVAQLLLRFNNEALIDDLNIINV
- a CDS encoding glycosyltransferase, encoding MLSGPEPQRTLLEVKLLLELKSYKGNILFVRGTLLNLAKITKPANFKVINYLLSEELEEVINQSKVILARSGYSTIMDLAVLGKKAFFIPTPGQFEQEYLANILNQKLIAPFVTQEEFTIEHLKRLDEFSGFQLQKITFKLDFFKLFEGK
- a CDS encoding sensor histidine kinase, with translation MKIKKTYTFAFWSSFYITFFTSIILFILTYSFSNILIKPTYILFYLVVVFVFTFLIIQYRLEKFIFQRIKKIYNSVSLLDSSDFNKTPITSDVETLSKEVQKFAELKQQQIRSLTLREGYRREFLGNISHELKTPLFTVQGYLLTLADGAINDKKISQKYLERANKGVDRLIEIVRDLDLISKLESADLDLNKQSFNIIELIQNVFDLLEMKAKKRNISLFFDKHYEYPIMVIGDIKRIEQVLTNLLVNSIKYGKINGVTLVSVEHFKKDKIIVKITDNGEGIKKEHRARLFERFYRVDQSRSREQGGSGLGLSIVKHIIEAHNEQIFVKSKFKKGSEFSFTLEKLEKI
- a CDS encoding T9SS type A sorting domain-containing protein; this translates as MKKNYFLLVMFFMTTFCYTQTIFINEIHYDNTGADVDEGFEISGPAGTDLNGYTVELYNGNGGGSYDTVNLSGIIPNQQNNLGTLWFSVTILQNGSPDGLALIDSDGTTVIQFLSYEGVITATDGPANGMSSTDIGVSEGSSTAIGESLQLIGEGSQYSDFTWTGPIAATNGLVNTGQTLPVTRNQIIGFAMYPNPVSDGKFVISSNSGENKQIEIYSMIGKRVYTKTVKANEIIDIVNLNSGIYLLRVQENNKIATRKLIVN